One window of the Oncorhynchus clarkii lewisi isolate Uvic-CL-2024 chromosome 19, UVic_Ocla_1.0, whole genome shotgun sequence genome contains the following:
- the LOC139375005 gene encoding uncharacterized protein isoform X2, producing MVNDREVTEPCRLAQGSVITIGGVHKFRFNHPAEAAVLRERRRASEGALSCSYSDLRSLTSDPRLGGEVVLGQTGYCVAKGEDPASKPQCVEVQVKYVEERRGYVECLRQEIQTEQRRAERDLESEQARLRQQHIDIQQWILQEKQRLAAITLEGKGTQEFGVQTDPIPAPILDSLLTEGSEEGCGQTVAPPSNVVLNRKKVVQEELLRHHALRRAETRFRRKRLHYQLERIARKRHLLEAKRELQRLEKALPPGLESPASPELVSSSSSRGLQPVLRRHSFSSDLLSRLYPQHTPIFSHFLKRNKPSELTFGSINSRQWVSDECLPRERTRSHSNTFSSGTGPSSQEQGWRSRTSSSENLKLPVKDEEEALAQPPCRERPERKPLLPKRGLEFTFKNNPNPSQSQSGGTLQSSSNAIVKEPTVTVSKSSSQTQKTQCKAVKSLPRGGRKGLETIRKVLSHSVGPGIKTALARVFRKPPSGLSRRTKPTGKTASRFHWKPDRGVEEANMSRKKYTMKTAVSCEDLDQKTPSHDCRQRQRRWHSAETLINQTSILRWVQRPQGLAGWEEYDSEEEEEREGDHSSDCDSLFSMDSLSSAYATALAEQLKQEEAIQSEAESEDSQMSKDSLAMESRGKRVVSRLAQRWTGEVPSHSVVRGLNPSIEKTMNMASDIQQTGEGIEDIGKPNEMPAEVYWSHHGSPKTGVNEATGTMKESRYQKQSAKEPRCRDTVSKLSEELGHVHTMLTGSPRSLSSCSVREPESLLALTDAWSSTDAADSPRIPRDSAVLRRRTVFSHGALDSSSCPSPVSADLSDSLSVFGSTESHSSASTDGTEGEHVTVEEQRLGVSGGTTDTLNLHNSQLLQTAAPHTMIPLIQEPVCCEDYFKRQTVSTEGLLKVSIDDPGFCNNQNGDVSSEIPSHRSAFSPTIDYKTQCIPSTLEAAMFHGHQMQQETLPKPEGGMLNETLDIESAPKNPSGDNDLFNVDGDVEEVREEEFCEASNTKDTSIKSEFKLLQNLGAKVTEQNCLSPEQESFKASCKNPRKRNKVLQDSFIGSLKIPKRSNEGDFCTFSTVKNSQEVIWSDDKTNTSELKDKQTSFAVDSFKLNLGCNEDNFQRDTSAMSVSVHISQEHFSPCDHKTIETDGHKGTPFGESAVIIKTREVNQGEEIEVQRQGEKLISDGKRRDVENGRWGPHHGDSNCSPIDQRISEVVKEHMRMSGIDGDGDNRNGELASQSSQSLNALPTSNPNKCDSPKDLQIVSNHQVAAPLRSIKPVSCSTSEKSLICSEKLKMDNMTDMENLSHGKVLRHSTSLIFISMKQSSFITKDNDSDGTTKIPSESQLSQSIRKKVREVQLKHGITDVDKGLDASGCAVIAANDQAIVNSGAASFIVKSHEIKLSLALNNQGQPEYINKPVLLPMGHSSGSTFTTTIPKECLVSQGKRLERDVPFQHMGNIKKQTGPEKYHPHLNCLGNNDKQTVNQAGSPKQTLKPSALQPLQNCQGTMSSVTTPPNKASAHLRDIIMDSEVQGKNKNQCKLISPTGAGGQLDLKDRDRHAAVDSLSNKGRLQRTPEDIDKHHNSQIRSNNPQSVDAIKTLTVSLHCDILCESQKLEEKEVRKEFQKDTPYATNLSKELPQSKCSSETQVDTFHNTCVTVDPDPKNKHPSVKHNKCHIEKWLKAQCNVRNFASDNTKDCQMANNEQGSMTEKTRTKSPVSSFDVPSEMNSKGSSTSQITQGSSDANMKILGDICGDIMSRKGNNKTSNFRQPHQFSGGTVVHCKKGTSKRFRRSKVQAPPSSSSDSTLKSSSDEEQKIIPRLHRSRSSSTRMKPESQTHGKLEVSQCNGAAIPPVKRQSPQSKDNRNMEACTVPTPAEYDGKAGVGISLGKKEHSLNGQSAHTLAMEKRTIREKIMASSIKENKISHYTPKPQDSPMHFASSDVNPFVHQWQEEEPNQRCYKNQVFGSAADISCKSPMLDSTDKRITRCCSVDNGLNVQNSPFNSHLSTYANNKGLSSTLSSMEEDLKGQTSSKAHLKGCTNQVSSIDDHNQPLIRTMSCNSSSCHDVSGDPGNSSGQLDEIMLVYSSEQESQSKGFQSPETHTTCDHSTQTTMTQETMTKTTINHSDLQRRNNHHRLSSTQVPVLQKNTEASRNTTTWASLQNMSEHLSQLIHNTSDLLGNVQGMRSGDSPIRNVKYSSHLYSSRDWTKRDCSTQTAVDIGIQTERTSTTIQDKMFIHQTLSTERSKAHEVNVIVKVIGSEVLNVSKEKELPLQHQLKNRPDDRIQSIPDLRLNVSTVNQRYILEPESVPHKVPSLETVVQCHSHSSPAVHCRSNEDCKPERVSFSKSLGVSEVCNNLSEILRPESRNILRRSEPGIGCIKQASSTDRACSPILTVSPRAGSNQSSRTSLQSLKEQQKFEMQNRSKENISPQKVCQSTPCLNFSEQKTCVSFTKNDKLSGHDSLHLCEKPCDMSTTKSTGSLSLENVSALSNSSPKGSDGRSESLSLSIDKYIHNETRIVSHEEEGEMSTWHKTSQSPRCSLPSVLSSNGVTLLNHTSLTFRQTDVSKKEEKSISSFGDQLSHRRHSIDYHHCRPSEGPVECFSGAYDHSPLSDNTVQVQEDDMVSLAPSECNTDVLVNINPVTHTSNFQHSPQQRDCQCLPEDLPVHNKFTNWSGISQHPSDRGQISSSMKPAIYLPTGHKAQRNQPEWSSLSPESTFQKIRKTREIERLRKEREQVMATVQLNMNPHQLTVELTEAKLHYGLGETDMLLKILTSGGTKEEETSAVPTKQQLYERHRSSIEGLRQERDTRLQNCRRARSLSPSKHNYPHSLPQSRSPSHLRSHPQKAISSSRVSTLPSQRRECLQHLRQEEMEGSRIPDPPRGEGHYPSEIEQLLRDYGRAREEARTEIAHARERLRERTEQEKRRLQQQALSQVVKDDLRYRTRVSSSTLCTGSSLSLSSGPTSGYNSGNTAQLRDGSRPSLTQEVTGVPDNGINGLKVRSRPPICGSQSVTTQRAWLSAQDVRLEPGVSGSDPLMSSSPSSPTSLRPRTASFGSASSLSTAYQDLTSCLLGRAMAEVRLAAAGDMGNLVRGKTAAGWRYQGLERGVQAFYKPSSSPSVHSFLGAVELERPLASLWSMVRDHSKTHLYHKAIHSARTRPLDDSTQLVYLLTDPSCCHLKQPRDFCCISTQSRQDDLCVLAVQSVFEESLPRPSVEAIRGEMLPSAWVLQPITRHGREVVRVIYLLQVDLGTPSFPQRLLGTVARRQAAVLAELDSLFSL from the exons ATGGTCAACGACAGGGAGGTGACAGAGCCCTGCAGACTGGCCCAAG ggTCAGTGATCACGATTGGAGGTGTTCACAAGTTCCGGTTCAACCACCCAGCAGAGGCTGCAGTCCTGAGGGAACGCAGACGG GCCAGTGAGGGTGCACTGAGCTGCAGCTACAGTGACCTTCGATCCTTAACCTCGGACCCCAG GCTTGGAGGAGAGGTGGTCCTGGGACAGACCGGGTACTGTGTGGCTAAAGGAGAGGATCCAGCCAGCAAGCCGCAGTGTGTAGAGGTCCAGGTGAAGTACGTGGAGGAGCGAAGGGGGTACGTGGAGTGTTTACGCCAGGAGATCCAGACCGAACAGAGACGGGCTGAGAGAGACCTGGAGAGCGAACAGGCCCGTCTGAGACAACAACACATTGACA TCCAGCAATGGATTCTGCAGGAGAAGCAGCGTCTGGCAGCTATAACGTTAGAGGGAAAAGGAACTCAGGAGTTTGGTGTACAGACTGATCCTATTCCAGCTCCCATCCTAGACAGCCTTCTAACGGAAGGTTCTGAAGAAGGGTGTGGTCAAACAGTGGCCCCTCCCTCTAATGTTGTTCTAAACAGGAAGAAGGTTGTTCAGGAGGAGCTGTTACGACATCACGCCTTGCGGCGCGCCGAGACCCGATTTCGACGCAAAAGACTTCACTACCAGCTGGAGAGGATCGCTCGCAAGCGCCATCTACTAGAGGCTAAGAGGGAACTGCAGCGGCTGGAGAAGGCCCTGCCACCAGGTCTAGAGAGCCCTGCTTCCCCTGAACTAGTGTCCTCCTCAAGTTCCAGAGGACTTCAACCTGTCTTGCGCAGGCATTCTTTCTCATCGGACCTTCTGTCCCGATTGTACCCCCAACACACCCCAATCTTCAG CCACTTCCTGAAGAGAAACAAACCATCTGAACTGACATTTGGATCCATCAACTCAAGACAGTGGGTGTCTGACGAATGTCTTCCACGCGAAAGGACGAGGAGTCACTCCAACACATTCTCCTCAGGAACAGGACCCAGTAGTCAGGAGCAGGGGTGGAGGAGCAGAACCAGTTCCTCTGAGAACCTTAAGCTGCCTGTGAAGGACGAGGAGGAGGCTCTAGCTCAGCCACCATGTCGTGAAAGACCCGAGAGGAAACCACTGCTTCCAAAACGTGGGCTTGAATTTACATTCAAGAACAATCCGAACCCATCGCAATCACAAAGTGGTGGGACTTTACAGTCAAGCAGTAATGCCATCGTGAAGGAACCAACAGTTACAGTAAGCAAATCCAGCAGTCAGACTCAGAAGACTCAATGTAAGGCAGTGAAGAGCCTTCCCCGTGGAGGTAGAAAGGGCTTGGAGACCATCCGGAAGGTCTTATCACACTCAGTCGGCCCTGGAATAAAGACCGCGTTGGCTAGGGTGTTTAGAAAGCCACCATCAGGACTGAGTAGAAGGACCAAGCCCACTGGTAAAACAGCAAGCCGATTTCACTGGAAACCAGACCGAGGTGTAGAAGAAGCTAATATGAGCAGAAAGAAATACACGATGAAAACAGCTGTCTCGTGTGAGGATCTTGATCAGAAGACTCCTTCGCATGATTGTAGGCAGAGACAAAGACGGTGGCACAGTGCAGAGACTCTGATAAACCAGACTAGCATCCTAAGGTGGGTGCAGAGACCACAGGGACTGGCAGGATGGGAGGAGTATGAcagtgaggaagaagaggaaaggGAGGGTGACCACTCCTCAGACTGTGAcagcttgttctccatggactccCTGTCCTCGGCCTATGCCACAGCTCTGGCAGAGCAGCTGAAGCAGGAGGAGGCTATCCAGAGCGAAGCAGAGAGCGAAGACAGTCAGATGTCAAAGGACTCACTCGCCATGGAGAGCAGAGGGAAACGTGTTGTATCTAGGCTGGCACAGAGATGGACTGGGGAAGTACCCAGTCACTCTGTGGTGAGGGGTCTCAATCCTTCGATTGAAAAGACCATGAACATGGCTTCAGATATTCAGCAAACTGGAGAGGGAATCGAAGACATTGGGAAACCAAATGAAATGCCTGCAGAGGTTTACTGGAGCCATCATGGCAGTCCTAAAACAGGAGTCAATGAAGCAACCGGCACGATGAAGGAATCACGGTACCAGAAGCAGTCAGCGAAAGAACCCAGGTGTAGAGACACTGTATCAAAGTTGAGTGAAGAGCTTGGGCACGTCCACACCATGTTGACCGGCAGTCCTCGCTCTCTAAGTAGCTGTAGTGTGAGGGAGCCAGAGAGTTTGCTAGCGCTTACAGACGCCTGGTCCTCCACTGATGCAGCAGATAGTCCCAGGATACCCAGGGACTCTGCCGTGTTGAGGAGGAGGACGGTGTTTAGTCACGGTGCATTGGACAGCAGCAGTTGTCCCAGCCCCGTCAGTGCCGATCTATCTGACTCTCTGAGTGTATTTGGATCCACTGAATCCCATAGCTCCGCATCTACTGatggaacagagggagaacatgtCACAGTAgaggaacaaagacttggggttTCAGGGGGGACAACTGATACTTTGAATTTACATAATTCTCAGCTCCTCCAAACAGCAGCACCACATACAATGATACCATTGATTCAGGAGCCAGTATGTTGCGAAGACTATTTTAAAAGGCAGACAGTCAGTACAGAAGGTTTGCTGAAGGTGTCTATTGATGATCCAGGCTTTTGCAACAATCAAAATGGAGATGTCTCATCAGAGATTCCTTCGCATAGATCTGCATTTTCTCCAACCATTGACTATAAGACTCAATGCATCCCGTCAACATTGGAGGCTGCAATGTTCCATGGGCATCAGATGCAGCAGGAAACATTACCTAAACCTGAAGGTGGCATGTTGAACGAGACATTGGACATTGAAAGTGCCCCAAAGAATCCTTCTGGAGATAATGACCTATTCAATGTAGATGGAGACGTGGAAGAAGTCAGAGAGGAGGAGTTTTGTGAAGCTAGCAATACCAAAGACACATCAATTAAAAGTGAGTTTAAATTGCTGCAAAATCTTGGGGCCAAAGTCACAGAGCAGAATTGTTTGTCACCAGAGCAGGAGTCTTTCAAAGCATCTTGTAAAAATCCCAGAAAGAGGAACAAAGTCCTGCAGGACAGTTTCATTGGCAGCTTGAAAATTCCAAAGAGGAGCAATGAAGGGGATTTTTGTACATTCTCCACTGTCAAGAACAGCCAGGAAGTTATTTGGTCAGATGACAAAACTAACACTAGTGAATTAAAAGACAAACAAACTTCATTTGCAGTTGATTCATTTAAACTAAATCTTGGCTGCAATGAAGATAACTTCCAACGAGATACCTCAGCAATGTCAGTGTCTGTGCACATATCCCAAGAACATTTCTCCCCATGTGACCATAAAACCATTGAAACAGATGGCCATAAAGGCACTCCTTTCGGAGAGAGTGCAGTTATTATAAAGACAAGAGAAGTAAATCAAGGTGAAGAAATAGAAGTTCAAAGGCAGGGTGAAAAGCTGATCTCAGATGGCAAGAGAAGAGATGTAGAAAATGGTAGATGGGGACCTCACCATGGGGACAGTAACTGTAGTCCAATAGACCAGCGAATCTCAGAGGTGGTAAAGGAGCATATGAGGATGTCAGGTATAGATGGGGATGGAGACAACCGTAACGGTGAACTAGCGAGTCAAAGTAGTCAAAGCCTTAATGCCTTGCCAACAAGTAATCCTAACAAATGTGATTCCCCAAAGGATCTACAAATAGTTAGTAATCATCAAGTAGCCGCCCCACTGAGGAGCATTAAGCCTGTCTCTTGTTCGACATCAGAAAAGTCTCTTATCTGTTCTGAGAAACTGAAGATGGACAACATGACAGACATGGAAAATCTAAGCCATGGAAAAGTTCTTAGACACTCTACTTCCCTCATATTCATTTCCATGAAACAATCAAGTTTCATTACCAAAGACAATGATTCAGACGGCACGACAAAGATCCCCTCCGAGTCCCAGTTAAGTCAGAGCATTCGAAAGAAAGTAAGAGAGGTGCAACTGAAACATGGCATAACTGATGTTGACAAGGGTCTGGATGCTTCTGGCTGTGCTGTCATAGCAGCAAATGATCAAGCAATTGTAAATTCTGGTGCTGCATCTTTCATTGTAAAAAGCCATGAGATCAAATTAAGTCTGGCATTGAACAACCAAGGGCAACCTGAATACATCAACAAACCTGTACtgctaccaatgggacattcTTCAGGGTCTACTTTCACTACCACCATACCCAAAGAATGCTTAGTTTCTCAAGGGAAAAGGTTGGAAAGAGATGTCCCTTTTCAACATATGGGCAACATAAAGAAACAAACAGGTCCTGAGAAGTATCATCCTCATCTTAACTGTCTTGGTAATAATGATAAGCAAACTGTCAACCAGGCTGGTTCACCTAAGCAAACCCTGAAACCTAGTGCTCTACAACCTCTCCAGAACTGCCAAGGAACAATGTCCTCAGTGACTACGCCACCAAATAAGGCCTCTGCACATTTAAGGGACATCATAATGGATTCAGAGGTTCAAGGCAAAAACAAGAACCAATGCAAATTGATCTCCCCAACAGGTGCAGGTGGACAACTTGATCTAAAGGATCGTGATCGGCATGCAGCTGTAGATTCACTCTCTAACAAAGGCAGACTTCAACGTACACCAGAAGACATTGACAAGCACCACAACAGTCAAATACGCTCAAATAATCCACAGTCTGTCGATGCTATAAAAACTCTGACTGTCAGTCTTCACTGTGACATTTTATGTGAATCACAGAAGCTAGAGGAGAAAGAGGTCAGAAAAGAGTTCCAAAAAGACACCCCTTATGCCACAAATCTCAGTAAGGAACTACCACAGTCAAAGTGCTCATCTGAAACTCAGGTAGACACATTTCATAACACTTGTGTAACCGTCGATCCTGATCCTAAAAATAAACATCCCAGTGTAAAACACAACAAATGCCATATTGAAAAATGGCTGAAGGCTCAGTGCAATGTGAGAAACTTTGCCTCGGACAATACCAAAGATTGCCAAATGGCAAACAATGAACAGGGGTCAATGACAGAAAAAACACGGACAAAGTCTCCTGTATCCTCCTTTGACGTACCAAGTGAAATGAATAGTAAGGGATCTTCTACATCCCAAATAACACAGGGAAGTAGTGATGCTAATATGAAGATATTGGGGGACATTTGCGGAGATATCATGTCCAGAAAGGGAAATAACAAAACATCTAATTTCAGGCAACCCCATCAGTTCAGTGGTGGTACTGTTGTTCATTGCAAAAAGGGAACGTCCAAGAGGTTCAGAAGGTCCAAAGTCCAGGCACCTCCTAGCTCATCCTCTGACTCCACACTCAAGTCTTCCTCAGACGAAGAACAGAAAATAATTCCCAGGTTGCATCGAAGCAGATCTTCATCAACAAGAATGAAGCCTGAATCTCAAACTCATGGGAAATTAGAGGTCAGTCAATGCAATGGTGCAGCAATTCCTCCAGTGAAAAGACAATCACCACAGTCAAAAGACAATCGCAATATGGAAGCTTGTACTGTCCCGACCCCGGCTGAATATGACGGTAAAGCTGGAGTTGGCATCAGTTTGGGTAAGAAAGAACACAGCCTCAATGGACAATCAGCACATACTCTTGCAATGGAGAAAAGGACCATTCGGGAGAAAATCATGGCTTCCAGTATCAAAGAAAATAAGATTTCACACTACACACCAAAGCCTCAGGATTCGCCAATGCATTTTGCCTCCAGTGACGTCAATCCCTTTGTTCACCAATGGCAAGAAGAAGAGCCAAACCAAAGGTGCTACAAGAACCAAGTGTTTGGAAGTGCTGCTGACATATCTTGCAAATCCCCCATGCTGGATTCCACTGACAAACGCATCACTAGATGCTGCAGTGTCGACAACGGTTTAAACGTACAGAACTCTCCTTTCAACTCCCACCTGAGCACTTACGCCAACAACAAGGGACTCTCCAGCACCCTGAGCAGCATGGAAGAAGATTTAAAAGGTCAAACGTCCTCCAAAGCCCATCTGAAAGGATGTACTAACCAAGTCTCTAGTATTGACGATCACAATCAACCACTGATCCGGACCATGAGTTGTAACTCTTCTTCTTGCCATGATGTATCTGGAGATCCTGGTAACAGCTCTGGCCAGTTAGATGAGATCATGTTGGTCTACTCCTCAGAGCAGGAGTCTCAGTCTAAGGGGTTTCAGAGTCCTGAAACACACACCACATGTGACCACAGCACCCAGACAACCATGACTCAAGAAACCATGACTAAGACAACGATCAACCATAGTGATCTACAGAGGAGGAACAACCATCACAGACTGAGCAGCACTCAGGTACCAGTGTTGCAGAAGAATACAGAGGCCAGTAGAAACACCACCACATGGGCCAGCCTTCAAAACATGTCTGAGCATCTCTCTCAGCTGATACACAACACTTCCGATCTTCTGGGAAATGTTCAGGGTATGAGGTCTGGCGATAGTCCGATAAGAAATGTTAAATATTCATCTCATCTGTACTCCTCCAGAGATTGGACCAAGAGAGACTGCTCAACACAAACTGCAGTAGATATTGGGATCCAGACTGAAAGGACTTCAACAACCATTCAAGACAAAATGTTTATCCACCAAACTCTGTCCACGGAGAGGTCCAAAGCTCATGAAGTTAATGTGATAGTCAAAGTGATTGGCTCAGAAGTTCTTAATGTGTCAAAAGAGAAAGAGCTCCCCCTTCAACATCAACTCAAGAACAGGCCAGATGATAGGATTCAGAGCATTCCTGACCTGCGACTCAATGTCTCCACTGTTAACCAAAGATATATCTTGGAACCAGAGAGTGTCCCTCACAAAGTGCCTTCTCTGGAGACTGTTGTCCAATGTCACAGCCATTCAAGTCCTGCCGTTCATTGTAGAAGCAATGAGGACTGCAAACCTGAGAGAGTGTCCTTCTCCAAAAGCTTGGGAGTCTCTGAAGTCTGCAATAATTTGTCAGAAATACTCAGACCAGAAAGCCGTAACATCTTGAGAAGGAGTGAACCAGGAATAGGCTGTATAAAACAAGCGAGCTCCACAGATCGCGCATGCTCACCCATTCTCACTGTAAGTCCTAGGGCTGGTTCCAACCAGAGCAGTAGAACGTCTTTACAGAGTCTCAAAGAACAACAGAAGTTTGAGATGCAAAATAGAAGTAAAGAAAACATTTCGCCCCAAAAAGTGTGCCAGTCAACACCTTGTTTAAATTTCAGCGAACAGAAAACATGCGTATCTTTCACAAAGAATGATAAGCTATCAGGACATGACTCCCTTCATCTGTGTGAGAAGCCTTGTGATATGTCCACCACAAAATCAACAGGATCATTATCTCTCGAGAACGTGAGTGCCCTCAGCAATTCAAGCCCAAAAGGGTCTGATGGACGCTCAGAAAGTCTTAGTTTGTCCATTGATAAATACATCCACAATGAAACCAGAATTGTCAGCCACGAAGAAGAAGGAGAAATGAGCACATGGCACAAAACCAGCCAAAGTCCAAGATGTTCTCTTCCTTCTGTTCTAAGCAGTAATGGAGTCACTTTACTGAACCACACCTCTCTCACCTTCAGGCAGACGGATGTGTCCAAAAAGGAGGAGAAATCCATCTCTTCTTTTGGAGATCAACTAAGCCACAGGAGACATTCAATAGACTACCACCACTGTCGACCCTCAGAGGGCCCAGTAGAGTGCTTCAGTGGTGCTTATGATCATTCCCCTCTCAGTGACAACACCGTCCAGGTTCAGGAGGATGACATGGTGTCATTGGCCCCAAGTGAGTGCAACACAGACGTCCTTGTGAACATCAACCCAGTCACCCACACTTCCAACTTCCAACACTCGCCACAGCAGCGAGATTGCCAGTGTCTCCCTGAGGACCTACCGGTGCACAACAAGTTTACCAACTGGTCCGGTATCAGCCAGCATCCATCTGACAGAGGACAGATTAGTAGTTCAATGAAACCAGCCATATATCTACCCACTGGTCACAAAGCACAGAGGAACCAGCCAGAGTGGTCCAGTCTGAGTCCAGAGTCCACGTTCCAGAAGATCAGGAAGACGAGGGAGATAGAGAGGCTGCGTAAGGAGCGAGAGCAGGTCATGGCTACAGTCCAACTGAACATGAACCCTCATCAGCTGACCGTGGAGCTGACTGAAGCAAAGCTACACTACGGTCTGGGAGAGACAGACATGCTGTTGAAGATCCTAACTTCTGGAGGAACCAAGGAGGAGGAAACATCCGCTGTCCCTACTAAACAGCAGCTCTATGAACG GCACCGGAGCAGCATCGAGGGTTTGAGGCAGGAGAGGGACACTCGGCTTCAGAACTGTCGTCGGGCTcgcagcctcagccccagcaaaCATAACTACCCCCATTCCCTTCCTCAATCCCGATCCCCTTCTCACCTCCGATCCCATCCTCAAAAAGCCATATCCTCCTCCAGGGTTTCAACCTTGCCTAGCCAACGCAGAGAGTGCCTCCAACATCTCCGGCAAGAAGAAATGGAGGGCAGTAG GATCCCAGATCCACCCAGAGGAGAGGGTCATTATCCCTCTGAGATCGAGCAGCTGCTGCGTGACTACGGCCGTGCCCGCGAGGAAGCCAGGACGGAAATAGCGCATGCACGGGAACGGCTCCGCGAGAGGACAGAGCAGGAGAAGAGACGTCTCCAGCAACAGGCTCTGTCTCAGGTGGTCAAG GATGACTTGCGGTATCGGACCAGAGTCAGCAGCAGTACATTATGCACTGGGTCGAGTCTGAGCCTATCCTCTGGACCAACCTCTGGCTACAACAGTGGCAACACAGCTCAGCTGAGGGACGGCAGTAGACCCTCACTGACACAGGAG GTCACTGGGGTCCCGGATAACGGTATAAATGGGCTGAAGGTCAGGTCTCGCCCTCCCATCTGTGGTTCTCAGAGTGTGACGACCCAGCGTGCCTGGCTCTCTGCCCAAG ATGTACGGCTGGAGCCCGGTGTGTCAGGGTCTGACCCTCTGATGTCATCCTCACCGTCATCTCCCACCAGCCTACGCCCGCGCACAGCCTCCTTCGGCTCTGCCTCCTCTTTATCTACAGCCTATCAGGACCTCACATCCTGTCTGCTTGGCCGCGCTATGGCTGAG GTGCGCTTGGCTGCTGCTGGTGACATGGGGAACCTAGTAAGGGGGAAGACTGCTGCTGGTTGGAG gtaccAGGGGCTAGAGCGAGGTGTCCAGGCCTTCTACAAGCCCTCCTCTAGTCCGTCAGTGCACTCCTTCCTGGGGGCGGTGGAGCTAGAGAGGCCCCTGGCCAGCCTGTGGAGCATGGTCCGAGACCACTCCAAGACCCACCTGTACCACAAGGCTATCCACTCAGCCCGGACacggccactagatgacagcactCAGCTGG TGTACCTGTTGACAGACCCGTCCTGCTGCCACCTCAAACAGCCCAGAGACTTCTGCTGCATCAGCACCCAGTCACGACAG gATGACCTTTGTGTGCTGGCCGTGCAGTCAGTCTTCGAGGAGTCTCTCCCTCGGCCCAGTGTGGAGGCAATCCGAGGGGAGATGTTGCCTAGCGCCTGGGTCCTTCAGCCAATCACACGCCACGGCCGAGAGGTTGTCAGGGTCATCTACCTGCTGCAG GTCGACCTTGGCACTCCATCCTTCCCACAGAGGCTGTTGGGAACAGTGGCTAGGAGACAGGCTGCAGTCCTGGCAGAGCTCGATTCCCTTTTCTCTCTGTGA